From the genome of Desulfobotulus mexicanus, one region includes:
- a CDS encoding ATP-binding protein, translating to MKKLPIGISNLKEFAENNYCYADKTKHIRQLTDNGKYYFLSRPRRFGKSLFADTLREAFRGNKDLFKGLYLENNWDWSQKYPVIFLSFGGGVIKEREDLDRKIDFLLEKSMREYSIKIDCNSVREKFSRLIELLNEKFNKRVVIIVDEYDKPILDNITNKDKALEVREGLKNIYSVIKDSDAYVQFAFLTGVSKFSKVSLFSGLNNLQDITLDKRYSDICGYTENELETVFKERLEGLSRERIKKWYNGYNFSGISVYNPFDILLFLDTKEFNNFWFETATPTFLIDILKEKKYLIPNLEKLYATEALLGSFDIDFIELETILFQTGYLTIKDSYNLGSRKMYELSFPNHEVKMSLTEFILGYFISSPKIQIDSGMKLYRLIEANKIDELKDLFYTFFASIPHDWYRKNELSGYEGYYASIFYCYFASIGLDVRAEDTTNQGRLDMSVKFEDRVYVFEFKVKRLSQNNKSALGQIKDKKYYEKFISDFKDIYLIGVEFDSETRNITCFEWEKV from the coding sequence ATGAAAAAACTACCCATAGGCATATCCAATTTAAAAGAATTTGCAGAAAACAATTATTGCTATGCAGATAAAACAAAACACATCAGGCAACTTACAGACAATGGAAAATATTATTTTCTTTCAAGGCCGAGAAGATTTGGAAAAAGTCTTTTTGCAGACACTTTAAGGGAAGCCTTCCGGGGCAACAAAGATCTTTTTAAGGGTCTTTATCTTGAAAACAACTGGGACTGGTCACAAAAATATCCTGTGATTTTCTTAAGTTTCGGTGGGGGAGTAATTAAGGAGCGTGAAGATCTTGACCGGAAAATTGATTTTTTGCTTGAAAAATCAATGCGGGAATATTCTATTAAAATTGACTGCAATTCTGTAAGGGAAAAATTCAGTCGGTTAATTGAGCTGCTTAATGAAAAATTCAACAAAAGAGTCGTAATCATAGTAGATGAATACGATAAGCCGATTTTAGATAATATTACAAACAAAGACAAAGCCCTTGAGGTAAGGGAAGGCCTGAAAAATATCTATTCCGTAATAAAAGACAGCGATGCCTATGTACAATTTGCTTTTTTAACAGGTGTAAGCAAATTTTCAAAGGTCAGTCTTTTTTCAGGACTTAATAATCTGCAGGATATCACCCTTGATAAAAGGTATTCAGATATATGCGGATATACGGAAAACGAGCTTGAAACAGTATTTAAAGAACGGCTTGAAGGCTTAAGCAGAGAACGCATAAAAAAATGGTACAATGGTTACAATTTTTCTGGAATTTCTGTGTACAATCCATTTGATATACTTTTGTTTCTGGATACAAAAGAATTTAATAACTTCTGGTTTGAAACAGCAACCCCAACCTTTTTAATAGATATTTTAAAAGAAAAAAAATACCTTATACCCAACCTTGAAAAACTATATGCAACAGAAGCACTTCTTGGAAGTTTTGACATAGACTTTATTGAGCTTGAAACAATTTTATTTCAGACAGGATACCTGACAATAAAGGATTCTTATAATCTTGGTTCAAGAAAAATGTATGAGCTTTCATTTCCAAACCATGAAGTAAAAATGAGTTTGACAGAATTTATACTTGGATACTTTATAAGCAGTCCTAAAATCCAGATAGATTCGGGAATGAAGCTTTACAGACTCATTGAAGCAAACAAAATAGATGAATTAAAAGATCTATTTTACACATTTTTTGCATCAATCCCCCATGACTGGTACAGAAAAAATGAGCTTTCAGGATATGAGGGCTATTATGCGTCAATTTTTTACTGCTATTTTGCTTCCATAGGCCTTGATGTAAGAGCTGAAGATACAACCAATCAGGGCAGACTTGATATGAGCGTTAAGTTTGAAGACAGGGTATATGTTTTTGAGTTCAAGGTAAAAAGGCTTTCACAAAATAACAAATCAGCACTTGGTCAGATAAAAGATAAAAAATATTATGAAAAATTTATTTCAGATTTTAAGGATATTTATCTTATCGGTGTTGAGTTTGACAGTGAGACCAGAAACATTACCTGCTTTGAATGGGAAAAAGTCTGA
- a CDS encoding transposase, which yields MIYVKDHKQYDMFSPFEHLGPKRLALLESSWAHLFREEILHRLPVKKLFHLFDDGKGRPTKELHAMLGLVLLQQMEDLTDDQAIRQYALNIEWHYALNITDPSDSSCYVAHRTLWGLRDKIGQLGLEQALFENISETLQXLFSLDTSKQRLDSVHIFSNMAHLGRIRLFVRTHRKFLINLKRHHPDLYHSLDELATCYEAKNDGLFAVKPSDASRTLEQLGNDCFLLVERFKDHEAVASMASYKLLVRMFSEQCVVEKNDDTTKVVIKPSKEVSSQSLQNPSDPDATYCGHXGKGFQVQVMETXSPBKSQPDLITHVKVEAAHENDANALLPAIEDVAERNLIPTELLADSLYGSDENLAKAKELGVEIVSPAMGKTPAGFSLTEFSFSDADEMIAXPEGQKPKKIKNGKNDGKIVHFDKVTCEGCPRQSDCPVKILKNSATIKYBDKVLRLARRRVVEKTEGFRDVYRFRSGVEATMSDLDRMTGIKHLRIRGMTRVRVAAVLKVTGLNILRATAFRNRLKRVKRRGEGANTLKFALHKIVKERILHLPDSIHQFVRIFLSRNNLFNFSSQNMA from the coding sequence ATGATCTACGTCAAAGACCACAAACAGTACGACATGTTCAGYCCGTTTGAGCATCTTGGTCCAAAGAGGCTGGCTCTTCTGGAGTCATCATGGGCGCATCTGTTTCGTGAAGAAATCCTCCACAGACTTCCGGTCAAGAAACTGTTTCATCTCTTTGACGACGGBAAGGGTCGGCCTACCAARGAACTCCATGCCATGCTCGGACTTGTTTTGTTACAGCAGATGGAGGATCTGACTGATGATCAGGCGATTCGGCAATATGCCCTTAATATCGAGTGGCACTATGCACTGAACATTACAGACCCTTCCGACTCCAGCTGCTATGTGGCTCACCGAACCCTTTGGGGCCTGAGGGATAAAATCGGGCAGCTTGGGCTTGAACAGGCACTTTTTGAAAATATCTCAGAGACACTGCAAAAWTTGTTCAGTCTGGATACATCAAAACAGCGCCTGGATTCGGTGCATATCTTTTCCAACATGGCCCACCTGGGACGGATCCGTTTATTTGTCAGAACTCACCGGAAGTTTCTCATCAATCTCAAACGACACCATCCTGATCTTTACCATTCCCTTGATGAGCTTGCCACCTGCTATGAAGCAAAAAATGATGGTCTGTTTGCTGTCAAGCCCAGCGATGCATCCCGCACCCTTGAGCAACTTGGCAACGACTGCTTTCTTCTGGTGGAACGGTTCAAAGATCATGAAGCCGTTGCTTCCATGGCCTCTTATAAGCTTTTGGTGCGGATGTTCAGCGAGCAATGTGTAGTCGAAAAGAATGATGACACCACGAAGGTGGTTATCAAACCCAGTAAAGAGGTATCGTCCCAGTCACTGCAAAACCCATCCGATCCGGATGCCACCTACTGCGGTCATAAKGGTAAAGGGTTCCAGGTACAGGTCATGGARACCYACTCACCGRACAAAAGTCAGCCAGATCTGATTACCCACGTCAAAGTTGAAGCCGCCCATGAAAATGATGCCAATGCCCTGCTGCCAGCMATCGAGGATGTGGCGGAACGGAACTTGATYCCGACAGAGCTTTTGGCCGATTCTCTCTATGGCAGTGATGAAAACCTGGCAAAGGCTAAAGAGCTTGGAGTCGAAATTGTCTCCCCGGCTATGGGCAAAACTCCGGCGGGTTTCAGTTTGACCGAATTCTCGTTTTCGGATGCAGACGAGATGATTGCCTRCCCTGAAGGCCAGAAGCCTAAAAAGATCAAGAACGGTAAGAATGATGGCAAGATTGTTCACTTCGATAAGGTYACCTGTGAAGGTTGCCCGAGGCAATCCGACTGTCCTGTAAAAATTTTAAAGAACAGTGCAACYATTAAGTATRACGACAAAGTTTTACGTCTGGCCAGACGAAGAGTGGTGGAAAAAACGGAGGGTTTTCGAGATGTCTACCGATTYCGTTCCGGCGTCGAGGCAACCATGTCCGACCTTGACCGCATGACTGGAATAAAACATCTGCGGATCAGGGGAATGACAAGGGTCAGGGTTGCAGCGGTACTCAAAGTGACAGGATTAAACATCCTGAGGGCAACTGCGTTCAGAAATCGCCTCAAAAGGGTAAAAAGGCGAGGTGAGGGGGCAAACACCCTTAAATTTGCCCTTCATAAGATTGTCAAAGAGCGCATTTTGCATCTACCAGACTCGATTCATCAATTTGTAAGGATATTTTTGTCCCGGAACAATCTTTTCAACTTTTCCTCACAAAATATGGCTTGA
- a CDS encoding ABC transporter permease subunit, translating into MALIRQEEEPSPRLFPRRMLTMITPAVFVQKMKQMDGEALLKGLMPLLVALPLVLFVLYPMVHILGRSFQTPEGTGFGNYISVMGTSRFLGLVYNSFAVTLMTTGITLILAYIYAYAIQRTRIPFKNFFRLLALIPVFAPSLVQAQGLVLLLGRNGLINRTFGTDFSIYGYWGIVIASVLYVFPYAFLIFSASLAMADNRLYESSRILGAGSVRTFLKVTLPSTRFAVMASGFVVFTLVMTDFGNPMVIGGDYSVLATEVYNQVIGQANFELGAVIGMILLLPVALAVGLEKWLTRGGNMEISDRAQPLEIQPHLPRDLAFGSFVLPMASVILAVVGVVIFASFTHLWPYRMEFSLRHYNFDVQNGIAPLWNSIYIGLMAAGIGVIVAGLGAWVTERCRTFMDGPLYFLCIAPAAIPGMVLGLGYVLAFNHPSSPVSMLYGSLLLLAICNVYHYHAQGFLIASTSMKQIAGTYDEASAALGGSFIRTLRRITLPLMWPTLVGVAVFFFMRSMVTLSAVIFLITPSTQVAAVSVLMLEDRGAVNQAAAFSVCIMAVVVGVLLVARLLLNAFGYRHISLIR; encoded by the coding sequence ATGGCATTGATTCGACAGGAAGAAGAACCTTCCCCAAGACTGTTTCCCCGCAGGATGTTGACGATGATTACCCCTGCTGTTTTTGTACAGAAAATGAAACAGATGGATGGAGAAGCTCTGCTCAAGGGACTGATGCCTCTGCTGGTGGCGCTGCCCCTTGTTCTTTTTGTACTTTACCCCATGGTGCATATCCTTGGCCGCAGTTTTCAGACTCCCGAGGGCACGGGTTTTGGCAACTATATTTCCGTTATGGGAACATCACGTTTTTTGGGTCTTGTGTACAACAGTTTTGCCGTTACCCTGATGACAACGGGAATTACCCTCATTCTGGCCTATATCTATGCCTATGCCATACAGAGAACCCGTATTCCCTTTAAAAATTTTTTCCGACTTCTTGCCCTGATTCCGGTGTTTGCTCCCTCTCTGGTTCAGGCCCAGGGGCTGGTTCTTCTGCTGGGCCGCAATGGCCTGATCAACCGCACCTTTGGCACGGATTTTTCCATTTACGGATACTGGGGAATTGTCATTGCCAGTGTTCTCTATGTGTTTCCCTATGCCTTTCTCATTTTTTCCGCCTCCCTTGCCATGGCGGATAACCGCCTTTACGAATCCTCCCGCATTCTGGGGGCAGGCAGTGTCAGAACCTTTCTGAAAGTAACCCTGCCTTCCACCCGCTTTGCCGTCATGGCATCGGGATTTGTGGTGTTCACTCTGGTAATGACGGATTTCGGCAATCCCATGGTTATTGGCGGAGATTACAGTGTACTGGCAACGGAAGTATATAATCAGGTGATAGGACAGGCAAACTTTGAGCTGGGCGCGGTCATCGGCATGATTCTGTTGCTGCCCGTGGCACTGGCTGTTGGACTGGAAAAGTGGCTGACACGAGGTGGAAATATGGAGATCTCCGACCGTGCCCAGCCTTTAGAGATTCAGCCCCATCTCCCAAGGGATCTTGCCTTTGGCAGCTTTGTTCTTCCCATGGCATCTGTCATTCTCGCAGTGGTGGGAGTGGTGATTTTTGCAAGCTTTACCCATCTGTGGCCCTATCGCATGGAGTTTTCCCTGCGTCACTACAATTTTGATGTGCAAAATGGCATTGCTCCCCTGTGGAACAGTATTTATATCGGGCTGATGGCTGCAGGTATCGGTGTGATTGTTGCGGGTCTGGGTGCATGGGTTACGGAACGCTGCCGCACATTCATGGACGGACCTTTGTATTTTCTCTGCATTGCACCCGCAGCCATTCCCGGCATGGTGCTGGGCCTTGGCTATGTGCTGGCCTTTAACCATCCTTCCAGTCCCGTTTCCATGCTCTATGGTTCTCTTCTGCTTTTAGCCATTTGTAATGTTTATCATTACCATGCCCAGGGTTTTCTCATCGCTTCCACCAGCATGAAACAGATAGCAGGAACCTATGATGAGGCTTCCGCCGCTCTGGGCGGGTCTTTCATAAGGACCCTGCGCAGAATCACCCTGCCCCTGATGTGGCCCACCCTTGTGGGGGTGGCGGTGTTTTTCTTCATGCGAAGCATGGTGACCCTCAGTGCGGTGATTTTTCTCATAACGCCTTCCACGCAGGTGGCGGCCGTTTCTGTTTTGATGCTGGAAGATCGGGGTGCTGTGAATCAGGCGGCCGCATTTTCCGTATGCATCATGGCCGTAGTGGTGGGTGTGCTGCTGGTGGCAAGGCTTCTGCTAAATGCCTTCGGGTACAGGCATATTTCTTTGATCCGTTAA
- a CDS encoding ABC transporter ATP-binding protein — MSLEIRKISKFFGGMKALDGVSLSVETGEMICFLGPSGCGKTTLLRIIAGLESADGGSIYLDGRDLSSLPARKRNFGVVFQSYSLFPNLSVAANVAYGLECRRWPGAKIRTRVEEMLALVHLGDHARKLPHQLSGGQQQRVALARALAPEPSLLLLDEPLSALDAQVREELQEEIRRVQQHLKITSIMVTHDQEEALSMADRVMVMKDGRVMQTGTPMDIYRKPENSFVAQFIGKMNVLPAQKEIPVQSHVAAEGSRPRVIGIRPEDVQIACCSREEGTFNGVVDQVVRLGNLTRVSLRVGNIMGGEKDFTIVSELQGMGDGLEVGASLPLCVQPENVRVLEWH; from the coding sequence ATGTCTTTGGAAATACGGAAAATAAGCAAGTTCTTCGGGGGGATGAAGGCGCTGGATGGCGTATCCTTAAGCGTTGAAACAGGAGAAATGATCTGTTTTCTTGGCCCTTCTGGCTGCGGCAAAACAACCCTGTTGAGAATAATAGCAGGCCTTGAATCTGCCGATGGGGGCAGCATATATCTGGATGGCAGGGATTTATCATCCCTTCCCGCAAGAAAACGAAATTTCGGTGTGGTATTTCAGTCCTATTCCCTTTTTCCCAATTTAAGTGTTGCCGCCAATGTGGCTTACGGGCTTGAGTGTCGCAGGTGGCCGGGGGCGAAAATCAGAACAAGGGTGGAGGAAATGCTTGCCCTTGTGCATCTTGGGGACCATGCCCGTAAACTTCCCCACCAGCTTTCGGGCGGGCAGCAGCAGCGGGTGGCTCTGGCAAGGGCGCTTGCGCCGGAACCTTCCCTTCTGCTTCTGGATGAACCCCTTTCCGCATTGGATGCACAGGTAAGGGAAGAGCTGCAGGAAGAAATACGGCGGGTGCAGCAGCATCTGAAAATCACCAGCATCATGGTAACCCATGATCAGGAGGAAGCCCTTTCCATGGCCGACAGGGTAATGGTGATGAAAGACGGCAGGGTGATGCAGACGGGAACTCCCATGGACATTTACAGAAAACCGGAAAACTCCTTTGTGGCGCAGTTTATCGGCAAAATGAATGTTCTTCCTGCCCAGAAGGAAATACCCGTTCAAAGCCATGTGGCTGCAGAGGGCAGCAGGCCAAGGGTCATTGGGATTCGTCCCGAAGATGTGCAGATTGCCTGTTGCAGCAGGGAAGAAGGCACTTTCAACGGTGTTGTGGATCAGGTGGTAAGGCTGGGTAACCTTACCCGCGTGAGCCTGCGGGTGGGAAATATTATGGGTGGGGAAAAAGATTTTACGATTGTATCGGAATTGCAGGGCATGGGGGATGGACTGGAAGTGGGTGCCAGCCTGCCGCTCTGCGTTCAGCCGGAAAATGTGAGGGTACTGGAATGGCATTGA
- a CDS encoding ABC transporter substrate-binding protein: protein MKFWGIKSFMVCLFAAAGMMGVFLPATVVHAGEITVYTSYEEDEAAAFLAAARRDLPDIKVNMLRLSTGDLHARMLAESANPRHDVIWGWAVTNMVDPRILNMLESYQPQGIEKVPARFRDAKNRWFATTGYMAAFCVNNEVLKRRNLPMPTSWEDLLKPKFKGEVVMPNPASSGTGYLQIASILQMKGEERGWRYLEALDKNIAQYIKSGSRPCNAASAGEFAVGASFALRAIKNIDEGFPITMVIPSEGAGNELEATGLMKSSRNKKDAKRFIDWALSANAVNEYYKWKEIVTVSGGTMPKNFVAAGLPEDIGSVMVDMDFDWSATNRDRILNTWQQRLER, encoded by the coding sequence ATGAAGTTCTGGGGAATAAAATCCTTTATGGTATGTCTGTTTGCGGCAGCAGGAATGATGGGTGTCTTTCTGCCTGCCACCGTTGTACATGCGGGTGAAATCACCGTGTATACCTCCTATGAGGAAGATGAGGCAGCAGCCTTTCTTGCCGCTGCCCGGCGGGATCTGCCGGATATCAAAGTGAATATGCTGCGTCTTTCCACAGGAGATCTCCATGCCCGCATGCTGGCGGAATCCGCCAATCCCCGCCACGATGTAATCTGGGGCTGGGCTGTAACCAACATGGTCGATCCCCGGATTCTTAACATGCTGGAATCCTACCAGCCGCAAGGCATTGAAAAGGTACCCGCACGGTTCAGGGATGCAAAGAACCGCTGGTTTGCCACCACAGGATACATGGCTGCTTTTTGCGTGAACAATGAAGTACTGAAACGCAGAAACCTGCCCATGCCCACCTCATGGGAAGATTTGCTGAAGCCCAAATTCAAGGGTGAAGTGGTCATGCCTAACCCTGCCAGCTCCGGTACCGGTTATCTTCAGATTGCCTCCATCCTGCAGATGAAGGGAGAGGAGAGAGGCTGGCGTTATCTGGAAGCTTTGGACAAAAATATTGCCCAGTATATCAAAAGCGGTTCCCGGCCCTGTAATGCGGCCAGTGCTGGTGAATTTGCCGTGGGTGCCTCCTTTGCCCTTCGGGCCATCAAAAACATTGATGAAGGATTTCCCATTACCATGGTCATTCCTTCAGAAGGTGCCGGCAATGAGCTGGAAGCCACAGGGCTCATGAAATCCTCCCGCAACAAGAAGGATGCAAAGCGTTTCATTGACTGGGCACTTTCTGCCAATGCGGTAAATGAATACTATAAGTGGAAAGAAATCGTTACCGTAAGTGGTGGCACCATGCCAAAGAACTTTGTGGCAGCCGGTCTTCCCGAAGATATAGGCTCTGTGATGGTGGACATGGATTTTGACTGGTCTGCGACAAACAGGGACCGGATTCTCAATACCTGGCAGCAGCGGCTGGAACGCTAG
- a CDS encoding TraR/DksA family transcriptional regulator: protein MALSMIVLDAYQLYEDEPYMNERQKAWFRERLMEQRDLLVQEARIRLREIREADMVRVSDMVDRSICETWREQELRVQARFREVLDRNTEALRLIEEGDYGYCCLTGEPIGIPRMLALPDALFSVEAQEFRESNAGYMALLCG from the coding sequence ATGGCTTTATCCATGATTGTTCTCGATGCGTATCAGCTCTATGAAGATGAGCCTTATATGAATGAACGGCAGAAGGCGTGGTTTCGGGAACGCCTGATGGAACAGCGGGATTTGCTGGTGCAGGAGGCCCGCATACGGCTCAGGGAGATCCGTGAAGCGGATATGGTAAGGGTTTCCGATATGGTGGATCGCAGCATATGCGAAACATGGAGGGAGCAGGAACTTAGGGTGCAGGCCCGTTTCAGGGAAGTGCTGGACAGAAACACCGAAGCCCTTCGTCTTATTGAGGAAGGGGATTACGGATATTGCTGCCTGACGGGTGAACCCATAGGTATTCCCAGAATGCTGGCTCTTCCTGATGCCCTTTTCAGTGTGGAGGCTCAGGAGTTCAGGGAGTCAAATGCAGGGTATATGGCCCTGCTTTGCGGTTGA
- a CDS encoding methyl-accepting chemotaxis protein, producing the protein MRIAGKIQLLVGSVLVLCLTIAAGLTFRGLHSLETMSLNAMESQLMDERQRQLEDLTAAAAHIVSTASFYTDAVNALSPMRFGAQGQDGFWVMDTAGMLYVSASLPELTGKVQKGHFQDSHGRYMVDEILEAAATSETGFLSFSFEKDGHIAEKLLAYRLVPEWDWIVCADLWMDDIKGHLDARRMEHGNAVFQTGKSMAGTGLVLGITLFIFVRWMTARIFGPLRETAYRFREVAEGGGDLTASVKVWTRDEVGRMAKAFNAFLGMLRKQVGAIGFIAQSIQREAVAFSHVGRELAETSQAVEKGTCGLAKQMGHMKEEMASVTQAMLSVESDTHKVRGIADKLKEAVGLVAVQSEKVLNTTKITLSRSETASQRMQKLGGAAASIHRVVDLITDIADKTHLLALNATIESARAGAAGRGFAVVASEIKELSRKTSEATGEIRGRLNEILSTAGEAGEEISGIVGVAEELETMMQAMAADMQSRQHQAVDLSTAMAGIGQGVDRVKESIGRTLENTEKMAEEVEKVGHTAAHLQKNSNAVGNSVSILETLSLDLGQRMGRFVVS; encoded by the coding sequence ATGCGGATAGCAGGAAAAATTCAGCTTCTTGTGGGAAGCGTGCTGGTACTTTGCCTCACAATCGCTGCCGGACTGACTTTCCGGGGACTTCACTCCCTTGAAACCATGTCCCTCAATGCCATGGAGTCTCAGCTCATGGATGAAAGGCAGCGACAGCTAGAAGATCTGACCGCTGCCGCTGCCCACATTGTATCCACGGCCAGTTTTTATACGGATGCGGTGAATGCCCTTTCGCCCATGCGTTTTGGCGCACAGGGTCAGGATGGTTTCTGGGTGATGGATACGGCGGGCATGCTCTATGTTTCTGCCAGCCTTCCTGAGCTTACGGGCAAGGTACAGAAGGGGCATTTTCAAGACAGCCATGGCCGCTATATGGTAGATGAAATTCTGGAAGCGGCAGCCACCTCGGAAACCGGCTTCCTCTCCTTTTCCTTTGAAAAGGACGGCCATATTGCGGAAAAACTGCTGGCCTACCGGCTGGTGCCTGAATGGGACTGGATTGTCTGTGCTGATTTGTGGATGGATGATATCAAAGGGCATCTGGATGCCCGGCGCATGGAACATGGCAATGCCGTTTTCCAGACAGGAAAATCCATGGCCGGAACAGGTCTTGTGCTGGGTATAACGCTTTTTATTTTTGTCCGGTGGATGACAGCCCGCATTTTTGGACCCCTCCGGGAAACGGCATACCGTTTCCGTGAAGTTGCCGAAGGCGGTGGCGATCTTACGGCCAGCGTAAAGGTCTGGACCCGTGATGAAGTGGGGCGGATGGCAAAGGCCTTCAATGCCTTTCTCGGGATGCTGCGTAAACAGGTGGGAGCCATAGGGTTCATTGCACAGAGCATCCAAAGGGAAGCCGTGGCCTTCAGCCATGTGGGCCGGGAGCTTGCAGAAACATCCCAGGCCGTGGAAAAAGGCACTTGCGGGCTTGCAAAACAGATGGGCCATATGAAAGAAGAAATGGCCTCCGTAACGCAGGCCATGCTTTCCGTGGAATCGGATACCCATAAAGTTCGTGGAATTGCAGACAAGCTGAAAGAAGCCGTGGGCCTTGTGGCTGTTCAGAGCGAAAAGGTACTGAACACAACAAAAATCACCCTTTCCCGTTCAGAAACCGCCAGCCAGCGTATGCAGAAACTGGGAGGAGCAGCCGCCAGTATTCATCGAGTGGTGGATCTGATAACAGATATTGCGGATAAAACCCACCTGCTGGCTTTAAATGCCACCATAGAATCCGCAAGGGCCGGAGCAGCAGGCAGGGGCTTTGCCGTAGTGGCTTCAGAGATCAAGGAACTTTCCAGAAAAACTTCCGAGGCCACCGGAGAAATCCGGGGAAGGCTCAATGAAATCCTCAGTACAGCAGGGGAAGCCGGTGAAGAAATCAGTGGCATTGTGGGTGTGGCGGAAGAACTTGAAACCATGATGCAAGCCATGGCGGCAGATATGCAAAGCCGCCAGCATCAGGCGGTGGATCTCAGCACAGCCATGGCAGGCATTGGTCAGGGGGTTGACAGGGTGAAGGAAAGCATTGGCCGCACCCTTGAAAATACGGAAAAAATGGCAGAAGAGGTGGAAAAGGTAGGCCATACCGCAGCCCACCTCCAGAAAAACAGCAATGCCGTGGGCAACTCCGTCAGTATTCTCGAAACCCTTTCTCTGGATCTGGGTCAAAGGATGGGGCGTTTTGTGGTGAGCTGA
- a CDS encoding YaiI/YqxD family protein, translating into MLHIFVDADACPVKEEIYRVARRYDLPVTLVANTSMRIPREKGITLQVVGGRFDEADDWIVEKIQDFDILVTADILLAARCIAKNASVLGPGGKAFTESNIGDVVASRNLLAELRGAGEITGGPKPMGPKDRSRFLQKFDEMIQAIRRQLTTKRPIL; encoded by the coding sequence GTGCTTCATATCTTTGTGGATGCTGACGCCTGCCCGGTAAAGGAAGAAATCTACCGGGTTGCCCGTCGCTACGATCTTCCGGTAACTCTGGTTGCCAATACTTCCATGCGGATTCCCCGTGAAAAGGGAATCACTCTTCAGGTGGTGGGGGGACGTTTTGATGAGGCGGACGACTGGATAGTTGAGAAAATACAAGACTTTGATATCCTCGTAACCGCCGACATACTCCTTGCCGCCCGTTGCATTGCAAAAAATGCCTCCGTCCTTGGTCCCGGTGGAAAAGCCTTTACGGAAAGCAATATCGGGGATGTGGTTGCCAGCCGCAACCTCCTTGCGGAGCTGCGGGGAGCCGGAGAAATCACCGGCGGGCCAAAGCCCATGGGACCAAAGGATCGATCCCGTTTTCTCCAGAAATTTGACGAGATGATTCAGGCGATCCGGCGTCAGCTCACCACAAAACGCCCCATCCTTTGA
- a CDS encoding DUF2937 family protein has protein sequence MMMKLYAYARLILFMAGVLFGIQIPGFLDAYGKSLEFRLQESMRSLALFQKDADRYFEGDLGRLIDHYDKTGDPVFQDGGGNIAAISARKNLLEKALIDFRKSRFNAICHVLLRPVKDVRDSVFETYTHVIRLDTDAVFAGLAAGLVTALFLEMLLSVFLILFRKTLKISKKKG, from the coding sequence ATGATGATGAAACTTTATGCCTATGCCCGCCTTATTCTTTTTATGGCTGGGGTGCTTTTTGGTATCCAGATTCCAGGTTTTCTGGATGCCTACGGCAAAAGCCTGGAGTTTCGTCTTCAGGAATCCATGCGCAGTCTTGCACTTTTTCAAAAGGATGCGGACCGTTACTTTGAAGGGGATCTTGGTCGCCTCATTGACCATTACGATAAAACCGGAGATCCTGTTTTTCAGGATGGCGGCGGTAATATTGCCGCCATCAGTGCAAGGAAAAATCTTCTTGAAAAGGCCCTTATTGATTTCAGAAAAAGCCGGTTCAATGCCATTTGTCATGTGCTTCTCAGGCCGGTAAAGGACGTACGCGATAGTGTTTTTGAAACCTACACCCATGTTATCCGGTTAGATACGGATGCTGTGTTTGCGGGTCTTGCGGCAGGTCTTGTCACAGCCCTTTTTCTGGAGATGCTCTTGTCGGTTTTTCTTATTCTTTTCCGAAAGACCCTTAAAATATCAAAGAAAAAGGGGTGA